A genomic region of Metopolophium dirhodum isolate CAU chromosome 1, ASM1992520v1, whole genome shotgun sequence contains the following coding sequences:
- the LOC132945778 gene encoding uncharacterized protein LOC132945778: MVKLCVICGNMDGDNDVSMHRIPTDVRRLQWVEFVVNQSFPVNLSSKLCSRHFIPGHDYIEGEAQRRRLRHTAIPSLIKRVYLHLSTANIVGQRRRVRSENHTVSPQRGMPPQINSTVLRRVTGAVRTYYAIDTVMIDDADEAANYQTEFLNALHPNGLPPHELTLKVGSIVMLLRNIDPKRQLCNGTRLVVTELRRHNFKARRLSGADDAQEDIILPAVSITSGEEDDLPFRMKRIQFPVRLSFAMTINKSRGQTFDRVGLLLPSPAFSHGQLYVAFSRVRDAQSVKVGMYCDGNGRFVTKNIVYAEVL; the protein is encoded by the exons ATGGTGAAACTATGTGTCATATGTGGAAACATGGATGGTGACAACGACGTTTCAATGCACAG AATTCCAACTGACGTGCGTCGTCTTCAGTGGGTGGAATTCGTGGTGAACCAAAGTTTTCCTGTAAACCTAAGCTCGAAGTTGTGTTCTAGGCATTTTATCCCTGGTCATGACTACATAGAAGGAGAGGCACAACGCCGCCGTCTGAGGCACACAGCAATCCCATCTTTG attaaaagAGTATACCTACATCTATCCACAGCAAATATCGTTGGCCAACGTCGACGAGTTCGCTCGGAGAATCATACTGTGTCCCCGCAACGAGGAATGCCACCCCAAATTAATTCCACAGTGCTACGACGCGTAACGGGCGCCGTAAGAACGTACTACGCCATAGACACAGTGATGATCGACGACGCCGACGAAGCGGCAAACTACCAGACAGAGTTCCTCAACGCTCTGCATCCGAACGGGCTTCCGCCGCACGAGTTAACGCTCAAGGTCGGTTCGATCGTCATGTTGCTGAGAAACATTGATCCGAAGCGACAACTGTGCAACGGGACGAGGTTGGTGGTCACCGAACTGCGGAGACACAACTTCAAGGCGAGGAGGTTGTCCGGCGCTGACGACGCGCAGGAAGACATCATCTTACCCGCTGTTTCGATAACTTCCGGTGAGGAAGACGATTTGCCTTTTCGAATGAAGCGGATTCAATTCCCGGTACGGTTGTCGTTTGCCATGACAATCAACAAGTCTCGGGGTCAAACGTTCGACCGAGTCGGTTTGCTCCTGCCGTCACCCGCCTTCAGCCATGGACAGTTGTACGTTGCGTTTTCAAGAGTGAGGGACGCGCAATCAGTTAAAGTAGGCATGTACTGCGATGGAAATGGTCGATTCGTCACCAAGAATATCGTGTATGCAGAAGTTCTCTGA
- the LOC132945784 gene encoding zinc finger BED domain-containing protein 4-like — MKKGVDDASLDSFGCFLHTIHLLVTESMKSQKSVQDLLSRAKKVSTHFHHSSSATDRLKSIQIELGVQPKKVIQDICTRWNSSFYMLERLFNLKNAILIFTSEVPSSLPSFNSNDWTVMESLLNLLRPFEELTRRISSNKSIISEVIPAIMSLNSFLNHPSSIHFGVGTTKDVMISRIHKRFENVIKNKNLILATFLDPRFKLSFFKPEKRPEVKKIILSTISNFNNLDLTVVPDDVTIDISSITNNNNQTSVKSLWDFYNDIATSTNNNSTVMMSNNFTDLDDYTDFNKDLVAEYETYCSIESVPINGDPLGWWSSQKKNDKYPYIGNKLLLQKYLSAPASSVYSERSFSEAGLVYKAKRSQLHPEKAEQILFLHHNLNKF; from the exons ATGAAAAAGGGAGTTGACGATGCATCTTTAGATAGCTTTGGTTGTTTTTTGCACACAATTCATCTCCTTGTAACAGAGTCTATGAAAAGTCAGAAATCTGTACAAGATCTATTAAGTCGTGCCAAAAAAGTTTCTACTCATTTCCATCACTCATCATCAGCTACTGATAGACTGAAATCAATACAAATTGAACTAGGAGTTCAACCTAAAAAGGTTATTCAAGATATTTGCACTAG gtggAATTCTAGTTTTTACATGCTAGAgcgtttgtttaatttaaaaaatgccaTATTAATATTCACATCTGAGGTTCCGTCAAGTCTGccatcatttaattcaaatgatTGGACAGTAATGGAgtcattattgaatttattaagaCCATTCGAAGAGCTCACAAGACGCATATCCtctaataaatcaataataagtgAAGTTATCCCTGCAATTATGtcattaaattcatttttaaatcaccCTAGTAGTATTCATTTTGGAGTTGGGACTACAAAAGATGTTATGATCAGCCGAATCCATAAgcgatttgaaaatgtaattaaaaataagaaccTTATTCTAGCAACATTTTTAGACCCAAGGTTCAAGTTATCGTTTTTTAAACCTGAAAAAAGACCAGAagtgaagaaaataattttaagtactaTTTCAAACTTCAACAATCTTGATTTAACAGTTGTACCTGATGATGTTACTATTGATATTTcttcaataacaaataataacaatcaaacGTCTGTAAAATCATTATGGGACTTTTACAATGATATAGCaacatcaacaaataataattctactgtAATGATGTCCAATAATTTTACCGATTTAGATGATTATACTGATTTCAACAAAGATTTAGTTGCTGAGTATGAAACCTACTGTAGTATTGAGTCCGTTCCGATTAATGGTGATCCATTAGGTTGGTGGAgcagtcaaaaaaaaaatgacaaatatcCATATATTGGGAACAAGCTGcttcttcaaaaatatttgtctgCTCCTGCCTCAAGTGTCTACTCTGAAAGGTCATTTTCAGAGGCAGGTTTAGTTTACAAAGCTAAGAGAAGTCAACTCCACCCTGAGAAAGCCGAACAAATTTTATTCTTACACCACAacttaaacaaattttaa
- the LOC132945792 gene encoding zinc finger BED domain-containing protein 4-like — translation MDDANCDGEFGELESFNEPLQTFNSNKSSLIWGYFENCKELDKAACNHCKQKVYKGIRKKATTSSMRKHLKFKHKTLFDKLLTSEELKKESKAKGSIQTGKRQMSLYESVNKKKCWDMNDAKSKEIHKIIGEMICVDNEPFNLVERSGFNKLMTFVKPQYKMPGRKYFTETVIPEMYIELKTKIMSTLETVAAVSLTSDIWTCSHNNASFISFTSHWISEDFKQHHSTLNIRNFQGRHTGFAIKNCLEELLNEWNLMDKIHLLIR, via the exons atgGACGATGCGAATTGTGATGGTGAATTTGGTGAACTAGAGTCATTTAATG agCCATTACAAACCTTTAACAGTAATAAGTCAAGTTTAATTTGgggttattttgaaaattgtaaagaACTTGATAAAGCTGCATGTAATCATTGTAAACAAAAAGTTTACAAAGGAATTCGAAAAAAAGCTACTACTTCATCAATGAggaaacatttaaagttcaagcaTAAAACATTGTTTGACAAATTGTTAACGTCTGAG gaattaaaaaaagaatcTAAAGCTAAAGGTAGTATTCAAACTGGAAAACGTCAAATGTCTCTTTATGAGTCAGTGAACAAAAAGAAATGTTGGGATATGAATGATGCTAAATCCAAAGAGATTCACAAAATTATTGGTGAAATGATTTGTGTGGACAATGAACCGTTCAATTTGGTTGAACGTTCAGGATTCAATAAACTTATGACATTTGTCAAACCGCAGTACAAA ATGCCTGGTCGCAAGTATTTCACAGAAACTGTTATTCCCGAAATGTACATagaattgaaaacaaaaataatgagtaCACTGGAAACAGTTGCTGCTGTGTCACTTACTTCTGATATCTGGACTTGTAGTCATAACAATGcaagttttattagttttacaagTCACTGGATCTCTGAAGATTTTAAACAACATCATTCCACTTTAAATATAAGGAACTTTCAAGGAAGACACACTGGTTTtgctattaaaaattgtttggaaGAACTATTAAATGAATGGAATTTGATGGACAAGATTCATTTATTAATACGGTGA
- the LOC132945803 gene encoding uncharacterized protein LOC132945803, whose amino-acid sequence MSEDVKRQLVNDYPEIDIETIVDVVHNKCLVLLEQVVFSMGNHSLHQFGLPSPSHDASELIVNRDYLRELSYDVEQLSKLVYHNITKLNPEQSQVYYEVIRSVDSDSGRVFFLDAPGGTGKTFLMNLLLASVRMHKKIAISVVSSGIAATLLDGGKTAHSAFKLPINLNFSETPLCNISKQSDAAHVLKECKLIVWDEATMAHKGGVEALDRTLQDIRSSNHLMGGMTVLVAGDFRQTLPVVPRGTRADEVRACLKSSYLWPKIQVKSLRVNMRVYLRGDPEAEDFSNLLLQIGNGDLQEDDDRKVNIPNNLCSVVKDLKSLSEQIYPNLNILHSENLTWLNERAILTPKNDTAASINDSLLDQIPTEMA is encoded by the coding sequence ATGTCGGAAGATGTGAAAAGACAATTGGTAAATGATTACCCAGAGATTGATATTGAAACTATTGTGGACGTTGTTCATAACAAATGCTTAGTGCTGCTAGAACAGGTCGTCTTTTCGATGGGTAACCATTCACTTCATCAGTTTGGACTTCCTTCCCCATCTCACGATGCGAGTGAATTAATTGTTAATCGTGATTATCTGAGAGAACTGTCTTATGACGTAGAACAGCTTTCTAAATTAGTTTATCACAACATAACAAAGCTTAATCCTGAACAAAGTCAAGTTTATTACGAAGTTATAAGAAGTGTTGATTCAGATTCTGGACGTGTTTTTTTCTTGGATGCTCCTGGTGGAACAGGAAAAACGTTTTTAATGAATCTGTTGCTAGCTAGCGTAAGAATGCACAAAAAAATAGCAATTTCTGTCGTTTCATCTGGAATAGCAGCTACTTTGTTGGATGGTGGAAAGACCGCTCACTCTGCTTTTAAACTTCCTATCAACTTAAATTTTTCTGAAACTCCTTTATGCAACATTTCAAAGCAAAGTGATGCAGCACATGTACTTAAGGAATGCAAGTTAATTGTTTGGGATGAAGCTACAATGGCTCACAAGGGAGGAGTAGAAGCATTGGATAGAACTCTCCAGGACATCAGGAGTAGTAATCACCTAATGGGTGGGATGACCGTCTTAGTGGCTGGGGACTTCAGGCAAACACTACCTGTTGTTCCTCGAGGAACTCGTGCTGATGAGGTAAGGGCCTGCCTTAAATCATCCTACCTATGGCCTAAGATCCAAGTCAAATCCTTACGAGTCAACATGAGAGTGTACCTTAGAGGCGATCCTGAGGCAGAGGATTTTTCCAACTTACTCCTTCAAATAGGAAATGGAGATTTACAAGAAGATgatgataggaaagtgaacaTTCCAAACAATTTGTGTTCAGTCGTCAAGGATCTAAAAAGTTTGAGTGAGCAAATATAtccgaatttaaatattttacattcagAAAACCTGACTTGGCTGAACGAAAGAGCCATTCTTACACCAAAGAATGACACTGCAGCAAGCATCAACGACTCGTTATTGGACCAGATTCCTACTGAAATGGCGTAA
- the LOC132945810 gene encoding LOW QUALITY PROTEIN: uncharacterized protein LOC132945810 (The sequence of the model RefSeq protein was modified relative to this genomic sequence to represent the inferred CDS: deleted 1 base in 1 codon), whose amino-acid sequence MMRGGDLDREEKPKHRTQKFRSEWKTDSTLRNWIEQDVDELKARCKFCKVSMVAELTVIKNHGKGKKHTSILSNASKQKSMMCFTSKTPTVQNKINKPVQQAEIKLAGYIAEHNIPFLASDHLTDLLKDIFPDSDIAKSISMKRTKTTAIIKNVIGATQKNELASILKGVHFSLLTDESTDIGTIKTSCVVVRYYDKDSKRIVSTFWELHNVFSSNNPSSANAEHLYNGLLKTLHDFNIPLTNIIGFGSDGCNVMMGEHNSVASRLREYCPGIFIMKCVCHSAHLCVSEACKYLPRSCEDLARNIYNFLKSSSKRQSELVQFQRFMDIEPHKILHPSQTRWLSLGAVVSRLLEQWEALKLYFADAYLAQRLIATEQIYHNLNDPFMKLFYYFLDWILPMFNKFNSFFQTKEVVVNDLHQMVVELYTEILQCFLKKDYVFRTPLNYPKNGQYQLINSQLYLGINVLRHKEKAEIINDPSRLKDFYEKCRQFLLSATVEIKKRYNMNDPVLSKLKILKPINAISLSFRDETPSLMTLMTAVPRIVPDDNTQLMQSIDSQWRRLPLTLVGLKENIDIKYPDFFWSAVKHIGDYGELADFALSVLSLPHANADCERVFSTVNCMKTKLRNRLNTDTINGALHTKQHIKGGRESGKTCVNFQPNEEMFSRMTKNILYPKTDDNKGTTDNIFNVLRFDDNEEED is encoded by the exons atgaTGAGAGGTGGAGATTTGGACCGAGAGGAAAAACCCAAACATCGAACTCAAAAATTCCGTTCAGAATGGAAAACTGATAGTACACTTAGAAATTGGATTGAACAAGACGTCGATGAGCTTAAAGCAAGGTGTAAATTTTGCAAAGTATCTATGGTTGCCGAATTAACTGTAATCAAAAACCATGGAAAAGGAAAAAAACACACGAGCATTTTAAGTAACGCgtcaaaacaaaaatcaatgaTGTGTTTTACATCGAAAACCccgacagttcaaaataaaatcaataagcCTGTGCAACAAGCCGAAATTAAATTGGCTGGTTACATCGCAGAACATAATATTCCATTCCTAGCGTCGGATCATTTGACGGATTTGTTGAAAGACATATTCCCCGATtcag ATATTGCTAAATCAATATCGATGAAGCGTACAAAGACCACAGcaattatcaaaaatgtaataggCGCCACACAGAAGAATGAACTTGCTAGTATACTAAAGGGTGTTCATTTCAGTTTGTTGACTGATGAATCAACGGACATCGGAACCATCAAAACATCGTGTGTGGTTGTACG GTATTATGATAAAGATTCAAAGCGAATTGTAAGCACGTTTTGGGAACTACATAATGTCTTTAGTTCAAATAATCCATCTTCGGCAAATGCTGAGCATTTATATAATGGGTTATTAAAAACTTTGCATGATTTTAATATACCGTTGacaaatattattggttttggTTCTGATGGCTGTAATGTTATGATGGGAGAGCATAACTCAGTTGCTTCTAGACTACGAGAATATTGCCCAGGCATATTTATTATGAAGTGTGTATGTCACTCTGCACACCTCTGCGTGAGTGAAGCCTGCAAATATTTGCCAAGGTCTTGTGAAGACTTGGCAagaaacatttacaattttcttaaaAGTAGTTCCAAACGTCAAAGTGAACTTGTTCAATTTCAAAGGTTCATGGACATTGAACCCCATAAAATCCTTCACCCATCTCAAACACGATGGTTATCGCTTGGTGCTGTAGTGTCAAGACTTTTGGAGCAGTGGGAAGCA TTAAAGTTGTATTTTGCTGATGCATACTTGGCACAACGGTTAATAGCAACGGAGCAAATTTACCACAATCTTAATGATCCGTTTATGAAACTATTCTATTATTTCCTTGATTGGATTCTTCCGATGTTCAATAA atttaatagttttttccaaaCCAAGGAAGTTGTTGTGAATGACTTACACCAGATGGTAGTTGAACTGTATACTGAAATTCTTCAATGTTTTCTTAAAAAAGATTATGTATTTAGAACTCCGCTAAACTATCCTAAAAACGGCCAATACCAACTGATAAATAGCCAACTATACTTGGGCATAAATGTATTGAGACATAAAGAAAAAGCTGAAATTATTAATGATCCATCTCGTTTGAAAGATTTTTatgaaaa GTGTAGACAATTTTTACTGTCGGCTActgtagaaataaaaaaacgatATAACATGAACGACCCTGTATTGtcgaagttaaaaattttaaaacccatCAATGCTATTTCATTAAGCTTCAGAGATGAAACACCATCATTAATGACATTAATGACTGCTGTGCCGAGAATTGTACCAGACGATAACACACAACTTATGCAATCTATTGACAGCCAGTGGCGTAGACTGCCTCTTACTTTAGTTGGTTTAAAAGAGAATATTGATATCAAGTATCCtgattttttttg GTCAGCAGTCAAACACATTGGTGACTATGGCGAGTTAGCTGATTTCGCACTTTCGGTTTTAAGTTTACCACATGCCAATGCTGACTGTGAAAGGGTGTTTTCAACAGTTAACTGCATGAAGACAAAACTCAGAAATAGGTTAAACACAGATACCATAAACGGGGCCCTTCATACAAAGCAACACATAAAAGGTGGAAGGGAAAGTGGTAAAACGTGTGTTAACTTCCAACCAAACGAAGAAATGTTTAGTCGAAtgacaaaaaacattttatatcctAAGACTGATGATAACAAAGGTACCactgacaatatttttaatgttttaagatTTGATGATAATGAGGAAGAAGACTAA